A section of the Nitrospiria bacterium genome encodes:
- the murB gene encoding UDP-N-acetylmuramate dehydrogenase, whose translation MQKKNDLELLTHGMKGEIRFQEPLSRHTSLGIGGPADVMVIPHDEEDLQLLGPRIQEEGVPVMVLGAGSNLLVKDGGIRGVVIKLSRFRKLKVYPGGVWAEAGVPLPTLLKQGVNEGAEGFEFLYGIPGTVGGAVTMNAGTREGETGPLVRRVRLLTFRGEILEFTGEELEFDYRSCRLPSGIILSTLFRFQRGDKNKIQQRLQTYRERRNATQPLNLPNVGSIFKNPPGNFAGRLIEDLGLKGYRIGGAQISEKHGNFFVNRGGATARDVIGLIKFAGRKIQQERGIVLELEVRLVGRDGP comes from the coding sequence ATGCAAAAGAAAAACGATTTGGAATTATTGACTCATGGAATGAAGGGAGAGATCCGGTTCCAGGAACCATTGAGCCGGCATACATCCCTGGGTATTGGGGGTCCGGCGGATGTAATGGTGATCCCCCATGATGAAGAAGACCTTCAACTGCTGGGTCCCCGGATTCAGGAGGAAGGGGTCCCCGTGATGGTGTTGGGGGCCGGGAGTAATCTTCTGGTAAAAGACGGAGGAATCCGCGGGGTGGTCATTAAATTGTCCCGGTTTAGGAAACTGAAAGTGTATCCGGGTGGCGTTTGGGCTGAGGCAGGGGTTCCCCTGCCAACCCTCCTCAAGCAGGGGGTGAATGAGGGTGCCGAGGGTTTTGAATTTCTTTATGGGATTCCCGGAACGGTGGGGGGTGCGGTGACCATGAATGCGGGAACTCGGGAAGGGGAAACCGGGCCGCTGGTTCGAAGGGTCCGCCTTCTGACGTTTAGGGGAGAAATTTTGGAGTTCACAGGAGAGGAATTGGAATTCGATTACCGGTCCTGCCGGCTCCCGTCGGGAATCATATTGAGTACGCTTTTCCGTTTTCAACGGGGTGATAAAAATAAGATACAACAGAGGCTGCAGACCTACCGTGAACGGCGCAATGCCACACAGCCTCTGAACCTTCCTAATGTGGGTTCAATCTTTAAAAACCCTCCGGGGAATTTTGCCGGTCGGTTGATTGAAGATCTCGGTTTAAAAGGGTACCGGATCGGAGGGGCACAGATTTCTGAAAAACATGGAAACTTTTTTGTGAATCGGGGAGGTGCCACTGCCCGGGATGTCATCGGTCTGATTAAATTCGCGGGGAGAAAAATCCAGCAGGAAAGAGGAATTGTTTTGGAGTTGGAGGTCCGACTGGTGGGCCGGGATGGGCCATGA
- the murC gene encoding UDP-N-acetylmuramate--L-alanine ligase — protein MFRKVQHIHFVGVGGSGMSGIAEVLLNLGYQVTGSDLHASENTRRIEERGGKVFLGHHPHHLEGAQVVVISSAVSPKNVEVITARERSIPVIPRAEMLAELMRLKYGIAIAGAHGKTTTTSMVATVLAQGGLDPTAVIGGKLNSFGGHAKLGQGEFLVAEADESDGSFLKLTPTIAVVTNIDREHLDFFKGIDAIRHAFLQFVNKVPFYGLAVLCQDQVHVQELIPKVEKRILTFGITSSADLVAKEIELEGWKSTFSVTYQNRNLGRFQLTLPGIHNVYNALAAIGVGLELELDVSFIQKALSEFSGVERRFQCLGEKRGILIIDDYGHHPTEVKATLDAVRAGWSRRVVVLFQPHRYTRTRDLMKEFSVAFHQADSLIVTDIYPAGEERIEGIHGEGLVKQIQAEGHPNVTYQPKTETLAEKIGALLKPGDILLTLGAGDIGRVGREVYDIL, from the coding sequence ATGTTTCGAAAGGTTCAGCACATCCATTTTGTCGGCGTCGGCGGTTCCGGAATGAGCGGTATTGCAGAAGTTTTGCTGAATTTGGGTTACCAGGTGACGGGATCCGACCTTCATGCTTCTGAGAATACACGGCGGATTGAGGAACGAGGCGGGAAGGTTTTTCTGGGGCACCACCCCCATCATTTGGAAGGGGCACAGGTGGTGGTTATTTCTTCTGCCGTCTCTCCCAAAAATGTGGAGGTCATCACCGCACGGGAGCGGTCCATTCCGGTGATTCCAAGAGCGGAGATGCTGGCGGAGTTGATGCGCCTGAAATATGGAATAGCCATTGCCGGGGCCCATGGAAAAACCACCACCACCTCCATGGTGGCCACGGTGCTGGCTCAGGGGGGATTGGACCCCACGGCCGTAATTGGTGGGAAACTCAACAGTTTTGGTGGCCACGCCAAATTGGGTCAGGGAGAGTTTTTGGTGGCGGAAGCCGATGAAAGCGATGGATCCTTTTTAAAGTTAACCCCCACCATTGCTGTGGTGACCAACATTGACCGGGAGCATCTGGATTTTTTTAAAGGGATTGACGCCATCCGCCATGCGTTTCTTCAATTTGTCAATAAGGTCCCTTTTTATGGTTTAGCGGTTCTATGCCAGGATCAGGTTCATGTTCAGGAACTGATTCCAAAGGTTGAGAAAAGAATTCTGACCTTTGGGATTACCTCCTCGGCGGATCTGGTTGCAAAAGAGATTGAATTGGAAGGATGGAAATCCACTTTTTCGGTTACCTATCAGAATCGGAATTTAGGTCGGTTTCAATTGACCCTCCCCGGGATTCACAATGTCTACAATGCACTGGCGGCCATCGGGGTAGGCTTGGAGTTGGAGCTGGACGTATCGTTCATACAAAAAGCCCTGTCCGAGTTCAGCGGTGTGGAGCGACGGTTTCAGTGTTTGGGCGAGAAGAGGGGAATCCTGATCATTGATGATTATGGCCACCATCCGACAGAGGTAAAAGCGACTTTGGATGCGGTTCGCGCCGGATGGAGCAGAAGGGTGGTGGTTCTTTTTCAGCCCCACCGTTACACACGGACCCGAGATTTGATGAAAGAATTTTCGGTTGCGTTCCATCAAGCCGACTCCTTGATCGTGACGGATATTTATCCGGCGGGGGAGGAAAGGATTGAGGGAATCCATGGAGAAGGCTTGGTGAAGCAGATCCAAGCAGAGGGACACCCCAATGTAACCTATCAACCCAAAACCGAAACCTTGGCCGAAAAGATCGGCGCGCTTTTAAAGCCGGGTGACATTCTTTTGACCTTAGGGGCCGGCGATATAGGCCGGGTGGGGAGAGAGGTATACGACATCCTTTGA
- the murG gene encoding undecaprenyldiphospho-muramoylpentapeptide beta-N-acetylglucosaminyltransferase produces the protein MRSSSMEVLIAGGGTGGHLYPGLALAKELVHRKEDLQITFVGTARGMEARVLPREGFPLALIRVEGLMGRGIIKGLGVITHLPLSLWDSFRILKKHQPALVIGVGGYASGPLMLAATILGKRRLILEQNVIPGMTNRLLAPWMHRVVVSFKESRMYFPKGKVAVLGNPVRRELLQGAEGNAGEKGKKTLLIFGGSRGARTLNRGMVEALDLFKKEGKDWGIIHQTGEADFLWVKQKYEEKGIRAQVEPFLFDMGAAYGQADLVVSRAGATTIAEITACGLPAILVPFPYATHDHQRKNAMVLEQAGAAVVMADQQLSGTGLGREIIRLMGDHPRLKQMGSMSRSLGHPQALTEIADLCFSMMQ, from the coding sequence GTGAGATCCTCTTCGATGGAAGTGTTAATTGCGGGTGGGGGAACAGGAGGGCATTTGTATCCCGGCCTTGCTTTGGCAAAAGAACTGGTACACCGAAAAGAGGATTTGCAAATTACTTTTGTGGGAACCGCCCGGGGAATGGAAGCCCGGGTCCTTCCCCGGGAAGGATTTCCTTTGGCGTTGATCCGGGTGGAGGGGCTAATGGGCCGGGGAATCATCAAGGGCCTGGGCGTCATTACCCATCTTCCATTGTCCCTATGGGATTCATTTCGGATTCTCAAAAAACACCAGCCCGCATTGGTCATCGGGGTGGGTGGATATGCTTCCGGTCCGCTAATGCTGGCGGCCACGATTTTAGGGAAACGCCGATTGATTTTGGAGCAAAACGTTATTCCGGGAATGACGAACCGACTTTTAGCTCCCTGGATGCACCGGGTGGTGGTTTCGTTTAAGGAGAGCCGCATGTATTTTCCAAAAGGGAAAGTGGCCGTTTTAGGAAATCCTGTTCGACGGGAACTGTTACAGGGAGCAGAAGGGAATGCAGGGGAAAAAGGGAAAAAGACCCTTTTAATATTTGGGGGAAGCCGGGGGGCCCGAACCCTTAATCGGGGCATGGTGGAGGCTTTGGATCTCTTCAAAAAAGAAGGGAAGGATTGGGGGATCATTCATCAAACCGGTGAAGCGGATTTTTTATGGGTGAAACAGAAATATGAGGAGAAAGGAATCCGGGCACAGGTGGAGCCGTTTCTTTTTGATATGGGGGCGGCCTACGGACAGGCGGACCTGGTTGTCAGTCGGGCAGGGGCCACTACCATTGCGGAAATCACCGCCTGCGGGTTGCCCGCGATACTGGTTCCCTTTCCTTATGCCACCCATGATCACCAACGGAAAAACGCAATGGTTTTAGAGCAGGCCGGTGCCGCAGTGGTGATGGCGGATCAGCAACTCAGCGGAACGGGTTTAGGCCGGGAAATCATCCGGCTCATGGGAGATCATCCACGGTTAAAGCAGATGGGATCCATGAGCCGGTCCCTGGGGCATCCCCAGGCTCTTACCGAAATCGCGGACCTTTGTTTTTCCATGATGCAATAG
- the ftsW gene encoding putative lipid II flippase FtsW, producing MRVGVDGKERSWDKGLFGITFVLVVGGLVMIYSASTVMAAKKYGDSFFFLKQQLLWAILGMMALVMASSIPYRWWRKMVVPLTGISLALLVLVILPSIGLSANGARRWLPLGPLTFQPSELAKLVLILYLAHYLVKHKEKIMSWREGLLFPIFLVGLFIFLVLSEPDLGGAVVMGVVAVSLLFVGGARVHHLLVLAIGLIPLLYTAILTSPYRMERLSVYLDPWKDPSNSGFQMVQSFLSLGSGGPFGLGLGAGKQKLFYLPEPHTDFIFAVIGEELGFLGGLILIGCFLFLVWRGLRISLKVGDPFGTYLGFGITLMIAVQALMNMGVVTGLLPTKGLPLPLISYGGSSLLVTLTGIGILLGLSKQGGMFSRVRPYDVGRKVARGRRA from the coding sequence ATGAGGGTAGGGGTGGACGGGAAAGAGAGAAGTTGGGATAAGGGGTTGTTCGGAATAACCTTTGTTTTGGTGGTGGGGGGTCTCGTCATGATTTACAGCGCCAGTACCGTGATGGCGGCCAAAAAGTATGGGGACTCCTTTTTTTTCCTCAAACAGCAGCTCCTTTGGGCCATTCTGGGAATGATGGCCTTGGTGATGGCGTCATCCATTCCCTATCGGTGGTGGAGGAAAATGGTGGTTCCTCTCACGGGGATTTCCCTGGCTCTTTTGGTTTTGGTGATTCTTCCCAGCATCGGCCTTTCAGCCAATGGGGCCAGGCGTTGGCTTCCCCTTGGGCCACTGACTTTTCAGCCGTCTGAATTGGCAAAGCTGGTTCTAATCCTTTATTTGGCCCATTACCTAGTCAAACACAAAGAGAAAATAATGAGTTGGCGGGAGGGGTTGCTTTTTCCGATTTTTTTGGTGGGGCTTTTTATTTTCTTGGTTTTGTCGGAACCTGATTTGGGGGGAGCGGTGGTGATGGGAGTGGTGGCCGTTTCTCTATTATTTGTAGGCGGAGCACGGGTCCACCATTTGTTGGTCCTTGCCATTGGATTAATCCCTTTATTGTACACAGCCATTTTGACCAGCCCTTATCGGATGGAGAGATTGTCCGTCTATTTAGATCCATGGAAAGATCCCAGCAATTCCGGTTTTCAAATGGTTCAGTCGTTTTTATCCTTGGGAAGCGGGGGTCCCTTCGGGTTGGGATTAGGCGCCGGAAAGCAGAAACTGTTTTATCTGCCCGAACCCCATACCGATTTTATCTTTGCCGTCATCGGGGAGGAACTTGGATTCCTGGGCGGATTGATTTTAATTGGGTGTTTTCTTTTTTTAGTCTGGCGCGGTTTGCGGATTTCCCTCAAAGTGGGGGATCCCTTCGGAACCTACCTGGGGTTTGGAATTACATTGATGATTGCCGTACAGGCTTTGATGAATATGGGTGTGGTGACCGGCCTTCTTCCCACCAAGGGCCTTCCCCTTCCTTTGATCAGTTATGGGGGATCTTCTCTTTTAGTGACACTCACCGGGATCGGGATTTTGTTAGGGCTTTCCAAACAAGGGGGTATGTTTTCCAGGGTCCGTCCTTATGACGTGGGAAGAAAGGTGGCACGGGGCCGCCGGGCGTAA
- the murD gene encoding UDP-N-acetylmuramoyl-L-alanine--D-glutamate ligase, translating to MKEQPILVVGAGRSGVSICRVLTRMGAKVTLTDHQPHPVDPFIFEELSQKGVRLELGGHSMDTFLQAKRIILSPGVPPTLSPLLRAKEKGIPVCGEVEFASSFLNGQWVAVTGTNGKSTTTSLIGELLKRRWGSVFVGGNLGKPLSEAVLEKRMWDALVVELSSFQLETIQQFHPFIGVLLNVTPDHMDRYSHFKDYFSAKGRLFKNMNSGDWVVANGDDPVVADLAGRTPCSVAYFHFDQIPSRGVYCQGGEIFSTLHGESRKILNTKDLQLLGKHNFQNVMASIAVGEILNCPEEEIRQAMIQFRGLPHRMERVREINGICFINDSKGTNMGALKISLESFSSPVILIAGGKDKGGEFDSVNPLVGEKVRVCFLIGEAAPRMEKAWGKQTECQRVSDLGDAVKRAWKTARPGDVILFSPGCSSFDMFRDFEERGQVFKEWVWKL from the coding sequence GTGAAAGAGCAACCGATTTTGGTGGTGGGTGCGGGGAGAAGCGGGGTTTCGATTTGCCGGGTATTGACCCGAATGGGGGCCAAGGTAACCCTGACGGATCATCAACCCCATCCTGTGGACCCGTTCATTTTTGAGGAATTATCTCAAAAAGGTGTGCGATTGGAATTGGGTGGCCATTCAATGGATACTTTTCTTCAGGCAAAGCGGATCATTCTGAGCCCGGGAGTTCCCCCTACACTTTCTCCTTTATTGAGGGCAAAGGAAAAAGGGATTCCCGTTTGCGGAGAAGTGGAGTTTGCCTCCTCTTTTTTGAACGGTCAATGGGTGGCAGTGACGGGAACCAACGGAAAAAGTACCACCACCTCTCTGATTGGGGAGCTTTTAAAACGTCGGTGGGGGTCGGTGTTCGTGGGAGGGAATCTCGGAAAACCGCTGTCGGAGGCTGTTTTAGAAAAAAGAATGTGGGATGCGTTGGTGGTGGAGCTCAGTAGCTTTCAGCTGGAAACCATCCAGCAATTCCATCCGTTCATCGGTGTTTTATTGAATGTGACGCCTGATCATATGGACCGGTACTCCCATTTTAAAGATTATTTTTCGGCAAAAGGGCGTCTTTTTAAAAATATGAATTCCGGTGATTGGGTGGTGGCCAATGGAGACGATCCCGTGGTGGCGGACCTGGCGGGACGGACCCCCTGTTCCGTGGCCTATTTTCATTTCGATCAGATTCCCTCCCGAGGGGTTTACTGTCAGGGAGGAGAAATATTCTCTACCCTCCATGGGGAATCCCGGAAAATTCTCAATACCAAAGATCTTCAATTGCTGGGAAAACATAATTTTCAAAACGTGATGGCCTCCATCGCAGTGGGGGAAATTTTAAATTGTCCCGAAGAAGAGATCCGTCAGGCGATGATACAGTTTCGGGGTCTTCCCCACCGGATGGAACGGGTCCGTGAAATCAATGGGATCTGTTTTATCAATGATTCAAAAGGGACCAATATGGGGGCATTGAAGATATCCCTCGAGAGTTTTTCCTCTCCAGTGATATTAATTGCCGGAGGAAAGGATAAAGGGGGAGAATTCGACTCTGTGAATCCGTTGGTAGGGGAGAAAGTTCGGGTCTGTTTCCTGATTGGGGAAGCCGCCCCCCGGATGGAGAAAGCCTGGGGGAAGCAGACCGAATGTCAGCGCGTTTCGGATTTGGGGGATGCGGTGAAGAGGGCTTGGAAAACGGCCCGGCCCGGTGATGTCATCCTTTTTTCTCCAGGGTGTTCCAGTTTTGATATGTTCCGGGATTTTGAGGAAAGAGGTCAGGTTTTTAAAGAATGGGTCTGGAAGTTGTGA
- the mraY gene encoding phospho-N-acetylmuramoyl-pentapeptide-transferase produces the protein MLYHLLYPLHIDYGIFNVFRYITFRTIYAVLTALVICFVLGPWIIRMLQKYNVGQNIRQEGPKSHHVKSGTPTMGGLMILFAVIIPTLLWADLTNPYIWLTVFATLGFGLVGFWDDYRKVIKKQSEGLTPWPKFSLQVLISVVVGLSLYNLPAYSTQLSVPFFKDFNPDLGWLYIPFIVLVLVGASNAVNLTDGLDGLAIGPVTVAAVAYTIVAYVTGHAKFAGYLLINHIEGAGELAIFCGAMVGASLGFLWFNTYPASIFMGDVGSLPLGAALGTVAVMTKHELLLVLVGGIFVIEALSVIFQVTSYKSRGKRVFLMAPIHHHFELKGWEEPKVIVRFWIIAIILALLSLSTLKLR, from the coding sequence ATGCTTTATCATTTATTATATCCCCTTCATATCGATTATGGCATTTTCAATGTTTTCCGGTATATCACCTTTCGGACCATCTATGCGGTCCTGACCGCATTGGTTATTTGTTTCGTGTTGGGTCCGTGGATCATCCGGATGCTTCAGAAATATAACGTGGGTCAAAACATTCGGCAAGAGGGGCCGAAGTCTCATCACGTGAAATCCGGTACCCCGACCATGGGGGGCCTGATGATCCTGTTTGCCGTGATTATTCCCACACTCCTTTGGGCGGACCTCACCAACCCATATATTTGGCTCACTGTCTTTGCCACATTGGGATTCGGTTTGGTGGGGTTTTGGGATGATTACCGAAAAGTGATCAAGAAACAGTCAGAGGGCTTGACCCCTTGGCCCAAGTTTTCCCTTCAAGTTCTGATTTCGGTGGTGGTGGGTTTGAGCCTTTATAACCTGCCCGCATATTCGACACAGCTGAGTGTTCCTTTTTTCAAAGACTTTAATCCCGATTTGGGATGGCTGTATATTCCTTTTATTGTTTTGGTCCTTGTGGGCGCATCCAATGCGGTGAACCTGACCGATGGTTTAGACGGTTTGGCCATCGGCCCGGTGACGGTGGCGGCGGTGGCGTATACCATCGTGGCCTATGTCACGGGCCATGCAAAGTTTGCGGGTTACCTTTTGATTAATCATATTGAGGGGGCTGGTGAATTGGCCATCTTTTGCGGGGCCATGGTGGGGGCCAGCCTTGGTTTTTTGTGGTTCAATACCTATCCCGCCTCCATCTTTATGGGAGACGTGGGTTCATTACCCTTGGGGGCCGCCTTGGGAACGGTGGCGGTGATGACCAAACATGAACTGTTGCTGGTCCTCGTGGGGGGTATTTTTGTCATTGAAGCCTTGTCGGTCATCTTTCAGGTGACCTCCTATAAATCGAGGGGGAAACGGGTTTTTTTAATGGCTCCCATCCACCATCATTTTGAATTAAAAGGGTGGGAAGAACCCAAGGTCATCGTTCGATTTTGGATTATTGCCATTATTCTGGCTTTGTTGAGCCTTAGTACATTGAAACTTCGGTAA
- the murF gene encoding UDP-N-acetylmuramoyl-tripeptide--D-alanyl-D-alanine ligase, with protein MKKGISLNTHQMVSATGGILLKDGGQTCLGVSIDTRTLEPGALYFALQGERFDGHSFVKEAVDKGAHGVVIQTDRFYSMGEWLSQIRGFVIGVNDTLRGLQDLASAHRRQFDLPLVAVTGSNGKSTTKELIASILQGRWHVLKNVGNLNNHIGVPLTLLKLDPSHQAAVSEMGISGRGELTRLCEMAQPELGVITNIGPAHLQALGSLEGVAQAKGELLEALKSGSLFAHNLNDPYITGLVMKTRGIKIISFGLDRVADVSGQAMGFDPQRGEIFRLKTREGEVSVSLPLFGHHHILNALAASAVAIGLGFSLDEIKRGLEGFSGMKMRMEVHPTPAGIWVINDAYNANPDSMKYALETLVRLKGPGRGIAVLGDMLELGAESEDLHLQLGRATGRQGLDFLFTVGEQGRLLAKGAVEGGMDSDKVWALDHGVEVTTHLSGLLRAGDWVLVKGSRKMRLEEIVEELLKK; from the coding sequence GTGAAAAAAGGAATTTCTCTCAATACACATCAAATGGTTTCCGCAACCGGGGGAATTCTCCTGAAGGATGGAGGGCAGACCTGTTTGGGTGTTTCTATCGATACGAGAACCTTGGAACCCGGGGCCTTATATTTTGCCCTTCAGGGTGAACGCTTTGATGGGCATTCTTTTGTGAAAGAGGCCGTGGATAAGGGGGCCCATGGCGTAGTCATACAAACCGACCGTTTTTATTCGATGGGGGAATGGCTTTCACAAATCAGGGGTTTTGTCATCGGTGTGAACGATACACTGCGGGGCCTTCAAGATTTGGCCTCAGCTCACCGGAGGCAATTTGACCTTCCCCTGGTCGCCGTGACGGGAAGCAACGGGAAAAGTACAACCAAAGAGTTGATCGCTTCCATTCTCCAAGGGCGTTGGCATGTATTAAAAAACGTTGGAAATCTGAATAACCATATCGGCGTTCCGTTGACCCTTTTAAAATTAGACCCCTCCCATCAAGCGGCGGTTTCCGAGATGGGAATCAGTGGTCGGGGGGAGCTCACCCGCCTGTGTGAAATGGCTCAACCCGAATTGGGGGTGATTACCAATATCGGCCCAGCCCACCTGCAAGCTTTGGGATCCTTAGAGGGGGTGGCCCAAGCCAAAGGAGAACTATTAGAGGCTTTAAAATCCGGTTCCCTATTTGCCCATAATCTGAATGATCCCTATATCACCGGGTTGGTGATGAAAACCCGGGGAATCAAAATAATTTCGTTCGGGTTAGACAGGGTGGCCGATGTTTCAGGGCAGGCGATGGGGTTTGATCCTCAGCGGGGAGAAATATTCCGGTTGAAAACCAGGGAGGGGGAGGTTTCCGTTTCCCTTCCGCTTTTTGGCCACCATCATATCCTCAATGCCTTGGCTGCTTCTGCCGTTGCCATTGGCCTTGGTTTTTCCCTTGATGAAATCAAAAGGGGTTTGGAAGGATTTTCGGGAATGAAGATGCGGATGGAAGTGCACCCCACCCCCGCGGGAATTTGGGTGATCAATGATGCCTACAATGCCAATCCGGATTCGATGAAATACGCCCTTGAGACATTGGTACGTTTAAAAGGGCCCGGCCGTGGGATTGCGGTTTTGGGGGATATGTTGGAGTTGGGAGCAGAATCAGAAGATCTTCACCTGCAATTGGGGCGTGCGACCGGGCGTCAGGGTTTAGATTTTCTTTTCACCGTTGGAGAGCAGGGCCGTTTATTGGCCAAGGGAGCGGTTGAGGGAGGAATGGATTCTGACAAGGTGTGGGCCCTGGACCATGGGGTGGAGGTGACAACCCATTTGAGCGGATTATTAAGGGCGGGGGATTGGGTTTTGGTAAAAGGCTCTCGAAAAATGCGATTGGAGGAGATTGTCGAGGAGCTGTTGAAAAAATAA
- a CDS encoding UDP-N-acetylmuramoyl-L-alanyl-D-glutamate--2,6-diaminopimelate ligase translates to MTLKQLFHGIEFLDWKAFEDVEVKGVTFDSREVGPGFLFVAVQGLQNDGHRYVNEAYKKGAIGAVMEKGKGGANPPLAASPNRNQIVVSSTRKSLALLASRFFSEPSKRLRLIGITGTNGKTTTSFLIHSITEAEGIPTGLIGSIHCRIGEATLPMSHTTPEPVELHRLLSKMVQKKMKAVVMEVSSHALALDRVWGCEFEVAIFTNFTQDHLDFHGTLEEYFQSKMRLFKDRLESTGSAQREGRALLNVDDPCFERIHGETSRSVLTYAIDLPADIKSDQVQMDWKGVSFTTRTPEGDFPVTSQLVGRHNIYNILAAVGTGLLMGCSISSIQKGIEKVTHVPGRFEKVDEGQGFGVIVDYAHTEDALFRLLSTAATLKKRRLITVFGCGGDRDRSKRPSMGRVAAEWSDVVFLTSDNPRTEDPLTILSDIEKGLLQVQGKQLRMQAFWTLPDRREAIERAIAMAGPGDLVVVAGKGHEDYQIIGNERRHFDDREVCREMIRKRLVKTRVAGL, encoded by the coding sequence ATGACGCTCAAACAGTTATTCCATGGGATTGAGTTTTTGGATTGGAAAGCCTTTGAGGATGTGGAGGTCAAAGGGGTGACCTTCGATTCCCGGGAAGTGGGTCCTGGTTTTCTTTTCGTGGCTGTCCAGGGATTACAAAACGATGGGCACCGGTATGTCAACGAGGCTTATAAGAAAGGTGCTATTGGGGCGGTAATGGAAAAAGGGAAGGGTGGAGCTAATCCTCCTTTGGCCGCCTCACCCAATCGAAATCAGATCGTGGTTTCCAGCACCCGAAAATCCCTGGCCCTTCTTGCCAGCCGTTTTTTCTCCGAACCCTCCAAACGATTGCGCCTCATCGGCATTACGGGGACCAACGGAAAAACCACCACCTCTTTTTTGATTCATTCAATCACCGAAGCCGAGGGAATACCTACGGGTTTAATCGGATCGATCCATTGTCGAATCGGAGAGGCGACTCTTCCGATGTCCCATACCACACCGGAGCCTGTTGAACTGCATCGCCTTCTTTCAAAAATGGTTCAAAAAAAGATGAAGGCAGTGGTGATGGAGGTATCCTCTCATGCCTTGGCATTGGATCGTGTATGGGGCTGCGAATTTGAAGTGGCCATTTTTACCAATTTCACTCAAGATCACCTGGATTTTCATGGAACCCTTGAAGAATATTTTCAGTCCAAGATGCGGCTTTTTAAAGACCGGTTAGAATCCACTGGATCAGCCCAACGGGAAGGAAGAGCGCTGTTAAACGTGGACGATCCTTGTTTTGAGCGGATTCATGGGGAAACCTCCCGCAGTGTGTTGACCTACGCCATTGACCTTCCCGCTGATATTAAAAGCGACCAGGTTCAGATGGATTGGAAGGGGGTTTCTTTTACCACCCGGACCCCCGAGGGGGATTTTCCCGTCACGTCCCAGTTGGTGGGCCGACACAATATTTATAATATTCTGGCTGCGGTAGGGACGGGTCTCCTCATGGGCTGTTCCATTTCATCTATCCAAAAAGGGATTGAGAAGGTGACCCATGTTCCAGGGAGATTTGAAAAAGTGGATGAGGGACAGGGGTTTGGGGTTATTGTGGACTATGCCCATACCGAAGATGCCCTATTTCGTCTCCTCAGTACTGCGGCGACTTTGAAAAAAAGGCGTTTGATTACCGTGTTCGGTTGCGGTGGAGATCGGGACCGCTCCAAACGACCCTCCATGGGGAGGGTGGCCGCAGAATGGAGCGATGTGGTATTTTTGACGTCGGATAATCCCAGAACCGAGGACCCTTTGACCATCTTATCGGATATCGAAAAAGGGTTGCTTCAAGTTCAGGGAAAACAATTGCGGATGCAGGCATTTTGGACTCTTCCGGATCGCCGCGAAGCGATTGAGAGGGCCATTGCCATGGCCGGTCCCGGGGATTTGGTGGTGGTGGCCGGAAAGGGCCATGAGGATTACCAGATTATTGGAAATGAGCGGAGACATTTTGATGACCGGGAAGTCTGTCGGGAAATGATTCGAAAACGGTTAGTCAAAACCAGAGTGGCCGGATTATAA